The Leucothrix mucor DSM 2157 DNA window GAATTTGGAGAGCTGCTCGCCAGATGAGCTGGAAGGATTTCATGATGCTTTTGGTGGAAGGTTGGATAAAGATTTCGCCGTTCAAAATACCTCGGCTGCGGTTAAGCTGTTAAAGCGCTTTTCACGAGGCGGCCAATAAAAGGAAGCTTTAATGCTTGATTCTAGAGAGCCAGTTCACAGCATCATTGATGATTTTCTGGCTCCGGTTTGTGATGGGTTTGTCGAGATTCTGTATCAGGATGATGACATCCTGTTGATCAATAAACCCAGTGGACTGCTGAGCTTGTCAGGTAAGAACCCACTCAATTGGGACTCAGTACATTACCGCTTAGTGCATGGCCAAGCGGGTGTGACGCCAGCATTCCCCGAGGCAAAATTACCCCACCGCCTGGATTTTGGTACTTCCGGTATTATGGTGGTGGGCTTGCACGCAGCGGCTTCAAAACACCTCAATCAACAGTTTCAGGCACGCAGCATTCAAAAGCGCTATACCGCCATGTTAGCGGGTTGGGTGGCTGACGATCAGGGGCAGATTAGCGCGCCAATTGCCAAGGATAGACTGCTATTTCCTCGGGTGAAGATTTGCCATGAGACAGGTAAAGCTGCGCTGAGTGACTACACGGTGTTAAGGCGGCTGGAACACCCGCGTCGGAGCTTGGTGCAATTTACGCCGCTCACCGGACGCACACATCAGCTACGCATTCACAGTTTGGAAATGGGTCACCCGATTTTAGGTTGCGATTTGTATCACAATGACATCAGCGAGCAGATGGCAGATCGCTTGTTATTGCATGCCAGTGATTTGTATTTTCAGCATCCTGCTAGCGATAAGCGAATTCATTGGCAATGTCCTTCCTCGGCTTAGCCGCGCAGCTTCGGTGATTTATCTTCGGGTATTACGAATTATTCATTCTGTTTAAGCGAATTTTTCGAGGCTTTGAATTGTCGTAAACTAATAATGATTTGAGAGTTTTTTATTTATTTTTGGAGCGTATGACCATGGTTGATGTAAACAAGCTGTTAGGTGCTTTTCTAAGTAGTGGCGCGGCAAGTGGTATGGCCGGAGGGCTGGCAGGTGGATTAGCGAGCAAGATGATCAGCAAAAAGTCGGCTAAAAAACTGGGCTCAAACGCGCTGAAACTTGGTGGCGTTGCCGCGATTGGAGCGTTGGCTTACACCGCTTACCGTCAGTACAACAATAATCAAGGCGCTGCTCAGCCGAATTCCCCGACGCCACCGCTTGCGCCCACACCCACGGCAACGCCTATTTCAGTCACGCCGGCTACCTTATCAGCAGCGCCCGCAGGCTCGGCCTTTATGCCAGCCATTGATGATCAGGCAGCGAATAATGAATTAGGCTTGCTATTAGTGCGCTCAATGATTGCCGTTGCCCGCGCCGATGGACGACTGGATGCTCAAGAGAGCCAAGCTATTTTCCAGAAGATTGAGTCGTTAGGTTTGGACAGTGAGAGCCAGAATTTGCTGGTGCAGGAAATGGGTCACCCGGTCGATATGGATGCGATTATTAATAGCGCCACCACACCCGAAGTCGCGGCAGAAATTTACATTGCCTCGTTATTGGCGGTCGATGTGGATACCGCCGCTGAGAAATCCTATCTGGCGATGCTCGCCGCGCGTTTGCAGTTACCACCAGCACTGGTCGCTGAGTTAGAAAATCAGGTGAATACACACAAGACGGTTGCTCAATGAGCGCCGTTCCTACGGTCGGTATTATCGGCGGAAGTGGCGCGCTAGGTAGTGCTATTGCGAAAGGATTACTGCGCAATGGCTACCTAACCCCCGAGCAACTGTGGATCTCTAACCGCTCGGGTAATGCCGCCGGATTTGATGAGAGTCCCGGTATTCACTTTACGAGTAGCAATCAAACGCTAGTCGATGCTTGCGATATTGTGATAGTCTCCGTGCCGCCGCACCTTGCGCCATCCATTGGTATCCATGCAGAGAACCGCTTGATTATTTCAGTGATGGCGGGTGTGTCTATCGAGCAGCTACAGCAGTTTAGTGGCTCTGACAGAGTTGTGCGTGCCATATCAAACCCCGCTGCTGATATTGGATTGGCTTACTCGCCTTGGTGCGTGAGTGCCGGCGTCACTGACCAAGACCGTGAATGGACGCGTAGTGTGTTTGGTGCTTTTGGGCAGACTGATGAAGTCCCCAATGAAGACCAGATTGACCATTTCACCGCACTGATCGGGCCAGTACCGGGCTTTGTGGCTTACTTTGCCGATTGCATGGTGGGCTATGCCGTGAAAAATGAGATCGACCCCAAGGTTGCAGAGCGGGCGATTCGTCAATTGTTTCATTCCAGTGGCGTGGTGCTTGCTGAGTCGGAGGCATCACCGACAGAACATGTTAATGCTATGATTGATTACGCTGGGACCACGGCAGCAGGACTTGAGGCGATGAAGGCATCACCGCTTGCGGACTTTGTCGAGCAAGGGCTGAAA harbors:
- a CDS encoding tellurite resistance TerB family protein; the protein is MVDVNKLLGAFLSSGAASGMAGGLAGGLASKMISKKSAKKLGSNALKLGGVAAIGALAYTAYRQYNNNQGAAQPNSPTPPLAPTPTATPISVTPATLSAAPAGSAFMPAIDDQAANNELGLLLVRSMIAVARADGRLDAQESQAIFQKIESLGLDSESQNLLVQEMGHPVDMDAIINSATTPEVAAEIYIASLLAVDVDTAAEKSYLAMLAARLQLPPALVAELENQVNTHKTVAQ
- a CDS encoding RluA family pseudouridine synthase gives rise to the protein MLDSREPVHSIIDDFLAPVCDGFVEILYQDDDILLINKPSGLLSLSGKNPLNWDSVHYRLVHGQAGVTPAFPEAKLPHRLDFGTSGIMVVGLHAAASKHLNQQFQARSIQKRYTAMLAGWVADDQGQISAPIAKDRLLFPRVKICHETGKAALSDYTVLRRLEHPRRSLVQFTPLTGRTHQLRIHSLEMGHPILGCDLYHNDISEQMADRLLLHASDLYFQHPASDKRIHWQCPSSA
- a CDS encoding pyrroline-5-carboxylate reductase family protein; the protein is MSAVPTVGIIGGSGALGSAIAKGLLRNGYLTPEQLWISNRSGNAAGFDESPGIHFTSSNQTLVDACDIVIVSVPPHLAPSIGIHAENRLIISVMAGVSIEQLQQFSGSDRVVRAISNPAADIGLAYSPWCVSAGVTDQDREWTRSVFGAFGQTDEVPNEDQIDHFTALIGPVPGFVAYFADCMVGYAVKNEIDPKVAERAIRQLFHSSGVVLAESEASPTEHVNAMIDYAGTTAAGLEAMKASPLADFVEQGLKAAYLKAKDIG